In Kwoniella dejecticola CBS 10117 chromosome 7, complete sequence, the genomic stretch CCGCGTCGAGAATGTTTCCTTGATAACAGCGGCGGGTGAAAGCTTGACACTAGTTCCGCTACCACTACCCAGTTGACTTATGGTCTTCACATACTCTGTCGGCTGGGTCAGTGttctgtcagcttcatccgGGCGATACTCCAGACTTACATAGGTCAAGAAAGATTCGACCATCCCCGCACTAGCTCCTGCTATCAACGACAAGGATGAAGGGAATTGCTTCTTTTCCGCCATATTTCTGCGATTTCAGTGCTTGAGCTCCTGTCAACTAAAAGCAATTTAAATTCCCTTCGCGTCCCCTTCGCTTTTGCATTAGTCAGGCAGACGAATATAATCGTTTCTACGCATACTCATGCATCTCAGCTTGCACAACGGCCATGGCCAATAGAGCCAAATAGGTAACCGCCAGATCCGGGAACCGCATATGCCGACAAAAGAATCCGGGTAATACGGTTTTAGCGGGTTCGGATACCGATTGACACTTCAAGCTGTCTTCGCGTCCATCTTGTGAGCCTGTCAGCCTATAATTTTGATAGCAACTCGAAGAGCTGATGTTTGTACATATGTTGAATCACCACCTAAATTTTAGCAAGCGCGACAGCCTGACCCAACAACTTCAGAATGTCTCGCATACTTCGAAGGACACCGCTGCGACTTGGGAGAGGATTCGCAACCGCGAGCAAAATTCAAGGAAGCCCGCTAGAATCAGGCACGTTCATAGATTATGAGGGAGTTTCGCAACAGATACGGCGAGTCAGGCGACGGTGAGTGTCTTGATCGTTGCGAAATTGTCATTTAGCTAATCCGTCTTCAGACATGGCAAgcctttgactttgtcggAGAAGATCCTGTACGGACATTTAGAAGACCCAGATGATCAGGAACTGAAGAGAGGAGCATCGCAATTGCGACTACGACCCAAAGTACGTACAATCCAGTACCACTGATCTGCAATAAGCTGACGAAATCCTATAGCGGGTAGCTTTGCATGGTGAGTCTAGGACTCACTCTATGAATAGCACCAGCTGATACCGTGCAGATGCGAACGCACAGATGGCATTGCTCCAATACATGACCACCGGCATTCCTCGAGTACGAGTACCAACCTCCGTCCACACTGATCATCTGATTACGGCTAGAGATGGAGCAGCCCAAGACATGGAAAGGGCAATAGCGGTCAATAAAGAGGTGTATGACTTTCTGCAGACAGCATGTGCCAAGTATGGTATCGCTTTCTGGAGACCTGGAGCTGGAATATTACACCAAGTCATCTTCGAGCAATACGCGTATCCTGGTGGTCTGATGATTGGATCCGACTCGCATACTCCTAACGCTGCTGGCTTAGGCATGCTAGGGATAGGAGTAGGAGGCATGGAAGCTGTCGACGTTATGGCCGGATTAGCGTACGAAGTGAAACATCCGAACATCATCGGGGTCAATCTTACCGGTCAGCTCGGTCCTTGGTCAACAACTAAAGACATTATCCTGAAGGTAGCTTCCATTTTGACTGTAAGAGGTGGAACGGGATCGATTATCGAGTACATGGGACCAGGCGCTGAGCAGCTTTCCGCCACTGGGATGGGCACTATCGGAAACATGGGAGCCGAAGTGGGCGCTACTTGCTCGATCTTCCCGTATAATCGCGGAATGGCCGACTACCTCGATCTCActggaagatcgacaattGCCCAAGCAGCGCAAGGATACAAGCACGACCTGAAGGCGGATGAGGGAGCCGAGTATGATCGGATGATTGATATCGTGAGCCAAGGTCGTCCCTCACCCAATGTATTGActgatgttgttgttcaGAACCTGTCAGAGCTTGAGCCGCACATCAATGGTCCTTTCACCCCAGACCTCTCGTGGTCAATATCGAACATGCCTCAAGCAATAGAAGGCAAAGAATGGCCCACAAAGATCAGCGCTGCATTGATCGGATCGTGTACCAATTCATCATACGAAGATCTCTCGCGGGCAGCAAGCATTGCTGAGCAAGCCACAAAGGCGGGCCTCAAGCTTCAAACAGAATTGCTGATTGGTCCAGGGTCGGAGGAAATTCGTGCGACTGTAGGCAGGGATGGTATTCTGagtgagctggaagatgcaGGAGGCTTGGTTCTGGCGAATGCTTGTGGCGCCTGTGTCGGTCAATGGGAACGACCAACAATAGAGAAGGGTACCAAGAATACGATCATCTCCTCGTTCAACCGAAACTTCGTGGGAAGACAGGACGGCAATCCCGCAACGCATTCTTTTGTGGCTAGCCCCGAGCTGGTGACCGCCATGGCATTTTCTGGTGATTTGCATTTCAATCCTCTTAAAGATTCCATCAAGCTCGCAGACGGCAGTGACTTTCGCTTCTCACCTCCACGTGGATCAGCGTTGCCTGATAAGGGCTATGAGCGTACATTGGAATTTTACGAAGCTCCACCTGTCGATGCATCCGATGTGACTCTCGCGGTAGATCCCAGCTCTAGCCGGATACAGTTAATCACTCCCTTCGAAGAGTGGtctggagaagatcatcaagattTGAAAATGCTCATCAAGGTCAGAGGGAAATGTAGTAAGTCCTCATGGCATCTCGGAAATACACCCGCTCACGATTTGATCAGCGACGGATCACATTTCCGCAGCTGGACCCTGGTACAAGTATCGAGGCCACTTGCAAAACATATCCCAGAATCTCCTGATTGGTGCGATCAACGATGAGAATGTAGGTCTTGATCCATTGCGTTATGCAAGATTCGCTGACCGCTCCGACCAGGGCAAAGCAAATCAAATCCGGAACAGCGATACGGGAGAATTTGGGACAGTGCCCTCCGTCGCCGAGTATTATCGGGACAATGGGAAGAAATGGGCTATCGTAGCTGGCGATAACTACGGTGAAGGCTCATCCCGGGAAGCCGCAGCTTTATCACCTCGCTACATGGGCTGTTTCTCCGTCATCGCTAGGTCAATGGCTCGTATCCATGAGACTGTAAGTCGTTGCTGACGAAGTGTTCACGAGCACCAGACTGACCAGCTTCATGATGTGATTTCGATAGAATCTCAAAAAGCAGGGATTGTTACCTCTATTTTTCAAGGATCCAGCCGATTACGACTCCATCAAACCTGGCGCCGGACTGAGATTGTCCAATCTACTTGCTTTGTCGCCGGGTAGTCCAGTGTACCTGGCGTACACCAATCCGGGCCAGGAAGCTATGCAAGCTGAGCTCTTTCACACGTTAACAGAAAGACAGATAGGGTGGTTCAGAGCTGGCTCAGCCCTCAATACACTTCGACCTCGCTCATAGACCACATATACCGTGTGGACATCTGCATTGTCTCCTGAGGATTTTCACACTTTGTTGTATCTAGCATGTATGATGGTTGGTAAGATCCTACAGTGCATGCGCAAGCTTGTTGAATGACCTCAGCGTTTCTAAAAGCGCAAGGTAATCATTGAGACGCGATCAACGGTCTAGGCTACAGTTCCTGTTAAATCCGTCGTCACTCTAATTGGGTATCCTATAGGCTTCATTGTTCCTGTCATGGGTTCATCGTGTCGGCTCTCGGAACTACCAGATGTCGATAGCAAAATTGCTTGACCGCAGAGACTAGTGCCGGTCTTATCGGGTTTATGAAGACGTGAAAGGTTCCCCTCAGACCGGTCCCAATGCTCCATGGGGTCTCGATCCAAGGTTAAAAAGGTTAAACGATATTGCATGTCAATTGAATGGGTTGATATACTACACTGGGCGTCAAGCAGCATGTTATTAAAATCAGCACTCTTCGTTGCCTATGCTTTTGGCTGTGCCGTGGTCAGTGTAGCTGCCAACAACGGGTCTACCACCACTCACAACACCAGCACCGAGGTCGATGTCAACGACAAGGGGACTACGCTTAGGATTCTTGCGGGATCCGTGtccgatctcttcgtcttggAGTTCACACCCGATTCGACACCACCAAGATTGGACCTTAAGCATCATTTCCCTGACGTGATCCGCAACGCTGCATTTCCATGGATCACACGCCACCCAAACAATAATAGTACGCGCCcatcttgattgatcgagtatttcagctgacaatgctTCGTAGACCTTTTCGTGGTCGCAAATGATAATCACGATGAGGGCGAGCTGAGTAGTTTCTCGTATGATGACAACAGTGGAAACCTCACCCTTCTGGACCGAGTGTTGTCGAAAGGCAGCTGCGCTCACATCGCTGTTTCTCCTGATGGTGGCTATGTCCATATCGCCAGTCTTTAcagcaacggcaacggcTCTAATGGAGCGATTGTCCCGATCGATCGTGAGTTGATACTGAATCACGCAAGGAGGATCTGACTGAGACCTCCGCTCCTTAGCTCGGACTGGCAAGTTCGGTAAAGTCGACATCCCAGATTTCCTCAACTTCGGAGGTTATGAGCTGCAACCTGGACAACTGAACGCTTCGCAGCTCCTccgacatcctcatcattgGACgttccatcctttccttccaGTGGCGTATCTGTCTGACTTGGGTGCGGATCTGGTCAGGTGAGTACCAGTTGCCCAGGCTATACGTTATAGCTGAGATTGTATGGTAGGCGATATCAGATCGTATCGCCAGGGCAGCTCGCGCCACTAGAACCCATCCAACAGAGAATAGCGAGCGGTCCGCGACGAAGCATCATCCATCCAGCTGGGATGGCCATTTATACTTTGCATGAAATCGACAGCACGCTGAGTGTCGGGAAGATAGATGTCAACACCCCTTACGGCAACGTGACAGTGATGcaagaagggtgagtcccTCGCAGGAAATGAAGATGGGCTGAGAATGTTGATACTGTAATTTCCTACACGCAGGATCGATATGTTGCCTCCGGGTTCGAACCTCTCTGCTAATGTATTCCAAGGGAGCGAATTCCAGCTGTCGACCGACGGGCGATTCTTGTATGCTGGAAGCCGAAACAACACTGCTCCCCCCTCTGGAACGAGTAACAAGGATCCTATTGCAATTTTCTCTGTGTCTCAAAATGGCACGTATATCGAGAGAATTGACGTTGTGGAAACGGATCTGTGGTAGGTTGGTGTCCGAATGCGAGAGTCTACAGTGGCTAAACATGACTTAGGTACCTTCGGTATTTTGGTTTGAGCCGTCCATACTATGATCAGACTCTAAGGACTGAACGTTATCTTATCGGAGCCGGACAAATGTCGAACAATACAATAATCTACCAGCGAGATGCGCAAAATGGGTCGATTTCGGCATTAGCAAGCTACGAGACGGATTTCGGTGGTCCTTCGGCCTTTATCTGGCTTTGATGGACGCATGTAGTGAGTGAGGTTTAGATTATCAAATATGAGCAGCGGGAACGAGATTAGGAATAGTGCGGTGGAGCGGAAATGTGTACATGCTCGTGTCCACGGTGGGAGAGACATATGTCGTGTTTCTACCCAGAGATCGCCAGAAAATAGCCTTACAAGCTTTTGACATGTTATGAAGGTTGCTTCGAGGCCGTTTACTATCGAATTTCAGCTGTCGTAAagacggaagaagctttACTGTCAGATGAAAAGGGTGTAACCGTTCGCTGCGCGATCAAGTCTTTCGTCTCGAGACTAGCGTTAATTCATTCGGTCGCCGCGATTGGACAGTGATCGACTGTCTTGCAATGATCGAGAGCCAAATACGTGCATATAATGTGCATATGTAATGCTCGCAACCGCGCCAGGGACAGACATGTGTTGCCTGAATGTCTATAAATAGCACTCAGCAGGAAAGTTGTCGCCGTTCATAATGAGGCATATCGGTACCCGCCATGGctcatcgttgttgataCGGCGACCGGGGTGTCAAGACGCTTATAAAATGGCCAGTAGCGAACGAAAATTATGGAGTCTGCATACAAGAGTGTTCTCTGACTGAGACTCCGACCAGTACGCACTCGACAATGTCTACTGGCAGCGCTTCAGACATCAAGTACTTCCACCTGGTACCGTCCTTGGCCGGTGCGCTCGTGTTTACAATTATCTTTGGCTTGTCATCCCTGTGGCATGCCGTCTCTCTTGTCAGATTTAGATTGTGGTACTTTATTCCGATGCTCATCGGGGGCATATGTGACTTAGCTCCATGCAGACGGCGCATACAAGCTGATCCCCTTGTTCAGTGGAGACAGTAGGATTTGCCGCTCGAGCTGTCGCGAATCGGCAGGTACCCAATACCACCATCGGTCCATACGTGATTCAGACActtttcctcatcatcgcacCGGCTTTCCTCGCTGCCTCTATCTACACCATGCTGGGGCGAGTAGCGGTAGGGGTTGGAGCTGAAGACTTGTGTCCAGTCCGCTTGCGATGGTTGACCAAGATCTTCGTGACAAACCATGTCGTATCGTTCATCATACAAATGGCGGGTGAGTATCTCTTGCTTACTCTTGCCTGCCAGAAAAGGCTGATAGCAGGCTAGGTGGCGGGCTCATGGCCAGTGATAAAGCGTCTACCGCGACACTAGGATCCCATCTTGTGCTCGCTGGCTTGATCATCCaaatcgtcatcttcggatCATTTCTTGTGGTCACAGCCATTTTCCAACGAAAGGCCGCTGTCCAACTCAACAGTCATTCTTCGCATGCGCAGAAGTACATCTGGGCGATCTACCTGTCCGGAGCGTTGATACTGATTCGCTCCATCGTTCGAGTGGCCGAATTCATCGAAGGCTTTCATGGGTTCATCATCACCCACGAAGTGTTTCTATACGTGTTCGACGCTCTCCTGATGGCTGCCGTGCTCGTCACGTTTAATTTTATATATCCGTCCGAAttttcgaagaagatcaagtctGCGGCAATCGCGAACAGAGATGCGGAAGTCGCCCAAGGCGGGCCTGAAAGAAAGAGCCCCGAGACAGCGGCACGcccagcttgagcatgatgaGGCCACGTATTGGGATGTGGCCCAGGCCATCCGTACTTCAAAAACACTCCAGCGATCCGTTGACCCACCTACTGTATGAGCATGTGCATAAATCGGATAGCATCTCGAACTACAGTGACTTCTCCTACGTCTTATGCACAACTCTTGTGATGTATCGATTCGGTGGACCTTTGACGGCATCAGAAGTGTTTACGCGTCATGGGGTATTCGCCTCCTACGTCATTCTCCAAATGCAGGTGAAGGAAGAGCTTGCGTCCTATTTTGGGTAAATTTTACATCCCATCGCTCTCAGCAGAGTCGAGTCCTGCACGTCTTTTACTTCATCTCCATTGTCCGAACTTCATACTCAGCAGGATGTGAGCTTTGTCTATACCACGACTCGCTGCTGCAATCTCTCAGGAATATTAGGAATATGTCCGAATTACCGCGCGATCGCTTGGTCAACCCAATTCCTCGTGCACCGCCGATTTCCAAGCTTATACCCGTCGCCTTCAGCGCATTCCTAGCACTAGCTGTAGCTACTTGGCAATGGCCGCTTCGGTGGCTCCTCTCAGGAACACCAATCTTGACCTTCGCCCTCCTACTCGGGGCGTCGAACGGGTCCAGGATTCTATCAATTATACCGCTATGGACGATCTTGACAACACTCAATCTTGCGTACGCCATTGTATCAACCTCCTGGCTCCTATATATCATCTTTGCGCTCTTCATCTACCccaccatcttcctcacgTGCCTGTTCCAATTCAGCTGGATGGCTAGACTTGCGCGCCGCTCTCTTCGTAAATTCATCCGACAGCTCCAATTTGTCGATGACACTATTGCCCTTTTCGACATTCCAGCGTTAGAGAtcgatgtggatgtggatggcCTTATGGTGATCAGAGGATTGACCATCTCTATCTCAACACTGACGGTCGTTGCTCACGGGATAGAAGTGGGTATCAAGCTGGCGGATGACTTGGAATTAGCGATATCGACGGAAAAAGTCGTGGTGTCCCTATTTCGCGGAGTGGAAATCAGCGATTGTTTCGCAAACGTCAAGGGTGGGCAGCATGAGATGACTTTTGGGGAGCTGGAGGATACGgataaggatgaagatggtgatgcgGTGATGGTTGAGGATACACCTCTTCTGCAAGCAGCCGCAGTTGAAGCAGACAAGAGAGCTCGACcgaggttgatcaagatgaagagcaaAATTACCAACGGGGCTGAGATGCGAGATTCTTCGGCCAAAGCGAGTCTCGACGATATCAAGGCATTGTCGCCGGAAGACCATGATGCGAATGAGCGCTATCAGGAGATGCTAAAATGGATAGACGATACCAATCTCATCCAAGAGTGTCGAAAAGAAGCGTTGAAAGAGCTggatgcggaagaagaaggtataaaAGGGGTACGGGCCGTCATATGCTCGAAGTTGCAGGCTACACCTTCAGTACCACACCCTCCCAAGCGTTCAATCAAAGTGACTACTCTACAAAATCTCTCTCCCCCTCGTAGACGCCAATTCCTCCATCGTCTGCCCATGCTACTCCGACTCCTGCTCAATCCGATCAGCTACCTCCATCCCGTCACCATTTCATCCATCACAGCTGGCGGTTCCGGCCAATGGATTTCATATCtacttctccatcatctgTTCAAGGACTACGCCAAAGACAACAAACAGTTACGCAAATTGCAAAACAGGGTACTGTCATGGCTTGCCGATGCCAATTTTGTCTTCGAACTCTCAGATATAAAAGGTGTAGCATCGGTACCTTTCTTAACGGCTTTCGATATCACAGCTCTGCTGCGTTTCGGCGATGTCGTAGCCTATCGCGCTCTAGCGAAGATACCGGCACAAGGCGCGGAAAAGGAGGAGTCTGAAGATAGTTCCCCTCTGGAAGAAGTAATCAGATTAGGCGGAGCGGACGCAAGTTTCATTATTCCCTCTTACCTTTTGCCTCATCACGAACACCTGTTGCCACCGAAGCCAACTAGCCGAGACAAGGAGGaactggaggaagaggtgaaagaggCGGATGGCAAGCCAAAAGAAGTCCAGGCGGAACGAAAGTTGGAGCAagcggaggaagacgaagcgaATGTCAAGATCAGCGCACACGTCCAGCTGCCTGCTTGTTTCTCGCAAGATCTGCTCAACTTCATCGCTGCTCTTGTCAAAGCGACCAAAGTTGTAGACCTCGAGAAAGAACCAGGAGCGATGGAAGCGAAGATGTCGGGTATCAAGGACTTCGGGCATGCTTTATCGAAAGGCATGAAAGACAGCGTCAAGAGGACGGTTGTGGATGGGATAGTGAACGACAAGTGGATCGCGAAGATGGTTGGAAAGATCACTCggcaattggaagaagctcaaggagATGTGGGATATAGTGGTGATATTCCGGTCAAGTTGGAAAAGTATCGCTTGCCAGAAGGACATCCGGAAATGAACAAGTTGATGGCATGATTGTATGTGCAATCTTTTCTGTTGTAGCGCTAAATCAGATTTACATACTTCGGAATGTATTTATTATAACGGGAAGAATAGGGATCCGTATTATTGGATCAGAGTGCGATGATTGATACTAaaagaagatgtcaagcaGTTACAAGTCCACCCAAAAAGATAGCTTCCCCAGGTGACAATTGAATCCCGTTCTACGCCTTGATGTCCTTATCTTCGTAAAAGAGAGGTTCGAGGACAACCCTCTTGTTGAACAATATGTACCTCTTGAAGGCCCATGGGATCCATTTGGTAAATTGGTAGTTGACGTATACGCTGGTCGGTACCGAGAATACCTGAGGTACGTGGATTAGTATTCTGACCGTACAAGTCGACTTCGCAATACTTCAACTTACTTGATCGAGTTCTTCAAGAGTGAGCTGTTTTGTCTCTCGCATGAACAAGAATGCAAGGCAGAAAGCGAGAATATTCGTGCCAGTGTAGAAACCTAATGGAACATTGTAAGACGCAGGACTGCGATAAAGCTAATCGTAACGACTCACCAAAAGTTCCTGGTCCTCCAAATTGCTTAAGCTGGAAGGGGAACCACAAGCTCAATAAGAAGTTGACAAAGTAATTGATCGATACTCTGGAACCAGAGCTCATCAGCTCCGTCCCGAGAGAACACCTCATCCTAACTCACGGGAATGCTTGACCGAGCTCTCTGTGCGCGAGGGGAAATACTTCGGCGGAGtaggtgaagatgatcggaCCTTCACCGATCGAATAGAAGATGGTGTA encodes the following:
- a CDS encoding aconitate hydratase, mitochondrial — protein: MSRILRRTPLRLGRGFATASKIQGSPLESGTFIDYEGVSQQIRRVRRRHGKPLTLSEKILYGHLEDPDDQELKRGASQLRLRPKRVALHDANAQMALLQYMTTGIPRVRVPTSVHTDHLITARDGAAQDMERAIAVNKEVYDFLQTACAKYGIAFWRPGAGILHQVIFEQYAYPGGLMIGSDSHTPNAAGLGMLGIGVGGMEAVDVMAGLAYEVKHPNIIGVNLTGQLGPWSTTKDIILKVASILTVRGGTGSIIEYMGPGAEQLSATGMGTIGNMGAEVGATCSIFPYNRGMADYLDLTGRSTIAQAAQGYKHDLKADEGAEYDRMIDINLSELEPHINGPFTPDLSWSISNMPQAIEGKEWPTKISAALIGSCTNSSYEDLSRAASIAEQATKAGLKLQTELLIGPGSEEIRATVGRDGILSELEDAGGLVLANACGACVGQWERPTIEKGTKNTIISSFNRNFVGRQDGNPATHSFVASPELVTAMAFSGDLHFNPLKDSIKLADGSDFRFSPPRGSALPDKGYERTLEFYEAPPVDASDVTLAVDPSSSRIQLITPFEEWSGEDHQDLKMLIKVRGKCTTDHISAAGPWYKYRGHLQNISQNLLIGAINDENGKANQIRNSDTGEFGTVPSVAEYYRDNGKKWAIVAGDNYGEGSSREAAALSPRYMGCFSVIARSMARIHETNLKKQGLLPLFFKDPADYDSIKPGAGLRLSNLLALSPGSPVYLAYTNPGQEAMQAELFHTLTERQIGWFRAGSALNTLRPRS